In one window of Thunnus thynnus chromosome 23, fThuThy2.1, whole genome shotgun sequence DNA:
- the csrp2 gene encoding cysteine and glycine-rich protein 2, which yields MPNWGGGNKCTACRGTVYHAEEVQCDGKSFHKCCFLCMVCRKGLDSTTLAIHDQEIYCKSCYGKKYGPKGYGYGQGAGTLNMDRGERLGIKPEETHSHRPTTNPNPSKFAQKFGGSEKCARCGDSVYAAEKIMGAGKPWHKNCFRCAKCGKSLESTTQTEKDGEIYCKACYAKNFGPKGFGYGQGAGALVHAQ from the exons ATGCCAAACTGGGGAGGAGGCAACAAGTGCACAGCATGCCGCGGGACAGTTTACCACGCTGAGGAGGTGCAGTGTGACGGCAAGAGTTTTCACaaatgctgttttctctgca TGGTCTGCAGGAAGGGTTTAGACAGCACCACACTGGCTATTCATGACCAGGAGATCTACTGCAAGTCGTGCTACGGGAAGAAGTACGGCCCCAAAGGTTACGGCTATGGGCAGGGTGCAGGAACACTCAACATGGACCGAGGGGAGCGGCTGGGAATCAAACCTGAAGA GACACATTCTCACAGACCCACCACCAACCCTAACCCATCCAAATTTGCGCAGAAGTTTGGAGGTTCAGAGAAGTGCGCCCGGTGTGGAGACTCTGTGTACGCAGCTGAGAAGATCATGGGGGCGGGCAAG CCGTGGCATAAGAACTGCTTCCGCTGCGCGAAATGTGGCAAGAGCCTGGAGTCGACCACCCAGActgagaaagatggagaaatcTACTGCAAAG CGTGTTACGCCAAGAACTTTGGACCCAAAGGGTTTGGGTACGGCCAGGGAGCCGGTGCTCTGGTTCACGCTCAGTGA